The Alosa sapidissima isolate fAloSap1 chromosome 6, fAloSap1.pri, whole genome shotgun sequence genome window below encodes:
- the LOC121712291 gene encoding acyl-coenzyme A thioesterase 1-like: MLYRAFYFLHLKPLTRVSVRMSASDRPTAVGLHFIPTRCHFDDTVQVIVRGLFPKQMVKLVAEVEDDKGMIFRSSAVHRATEHGEVDLNSSPSLGGTYNGTEPMGLFWSLGPLTPHNKFTWWDASRPVLVDVKVVSHERPEHVLAKETHQRRFMKEGVQRVVVTDGRIRGTLFIPPGPGPFPGIVDLYTLGGGPSEPRASLLANKGFVVLALAFYRYKDLPKKVDKLDLEYFEEGVRFLQKHPKVKGSGVGVISISKSGDLALSMASFLSGIKAVVTINGCCANTLFPLKYKDTIIPALMGDLKKVTLTEQGLLDISKAIPDPTANENLATVIPVECADCNFMFVASEDDMNWDSVFFAELAAQRLRDSGKENFEIVRYPKAGHFVDVPYMPFYPSGVHAAVGKVVTFGGEAKTNAHAQVELWGRVQEFFQKHLDTGNAQH, encoded by the exons ATGTTGTACAgagctttttactttttacatcTGAAACCTCTTACGAGAGTATCTGTTAGGATGTCTgcttctgataggcctactgctgtAGGTCTACATTTTATACCAACGCGttgtcattttgatgacacaGTACAGGTCATTGTGCGCGGACTCTTTCCTAAACAAATGGTGAAGTTGGTGGCTGAAGTTGAAGATGACAAAGGTATGATTTTCCGGTCGTCTGCAGTACACAGAGCTACCGAACATGGAGAAGTGGATTTAAATAGCTCTCCCTCTCTGGGTGGAACATATAATGGAACTGAGCCTATGGGACTTTTTTGGTCTTTGGGCCCATTGACCCCTCACAATAAATTCACATGGTGGGATGCATCAAGGCCTGTGTTAGTGGATGTTAAGGTGGTCAGTCACGAAAGACCGGAACATGTTCTTGCCAAGGAGACACACCAAAGGCGCTTCATGAAGGAAGGTGTCCAGAGGGTTGTCGTGACAGACGGTAGAATACGGGGAACTCTTTTTATTCCACCAG GGCCAGGACCCTTCCCTGGCATTGTGGATCTTTACACTCTAGGCGGTGGCCCATCAGAACCGAGAGCCAGTTTGCTGGCCAATAAAGGCTTTGTGGTACTCGCTCTGGCTTTTTACCGCTACAAGGATTTGCCTAAAAAAGTTGACAAACTAGATCTGGAGTACTTTGAAGAGGGAGTACGTTTCTTGCAGAAACACCCCAAA GTGAAAGGCTCTGGAGTTGGAGTTATTTCAATCTCCAAGAGTGGAGATCTAGCTCTCTCAATGGCATCATTCCTGTCAGGTATCAAAGCAGTTGTCACCATTAATGGTTGCTGTGCCAACACCCTCTTTCCCCTCAAATACAAAGATACCATCATCCCTGCTCTCATGGGTGACTTAAAGAAAGTAACCCTGACCGAGCAAGGACTTTTGGACATCAGCAAGGCCATACCAGATCCCACGGCCAATGAGAACCTGGCCACTGTTATTCCCGTTGAGTGTGCCGACTGCAATTTCATGTTTGTAGCATCTGAAGACGACATGAACTGGGACAGTGTCTTTTTCGCAGAACTAGCTGCCCAACGACTGAGAGACAGTGGGAAGGAGAACTTTGAGATAGTGAGGTACCCCAAGGCAGGACACTTTGTGGACGTTCCCTACATGCCCTTCTACCCCTCTGGCGTCCATGCGGCAGTGGGCAAAGTGGTGACGTTTGGAGGAGAGGCTAAAACTAACGCACACGCTCAGGTAGAGTTGTGGGGGAGAGTTCAGGAGTTTTTCCAGAAGCATTTAGACACAGGCAACGCTCAGCATTAA